CgtcactctttctctctccacgTTATTAGCATTATTCCTTCTCTCAAATGCAACATCACGATTGTTTCCAAAAGTACGGTTCTGATGCTGCATCACGGCTGCTTCAGAAGAGAGACTGATAAGCTTGACAAGCTCACTATTTGTGACTCTGAGATCTGCATTTTCTCGACGAATCAACTCGAGTTCATTAGTTAGGGTTTGGAGGCGCGCGAGAGACAGATTGTAGTGATCACAGAGGTCCTGGTACTCGAGAATCAGTCGAGCTTGGCGGAGGCGGTTCTCCGTGGAGATTTCATCTGCagcggaggaggaggaaggcGAGGCGGTGGTGGAGGGGGTGAAAGAGAGCGAGTTCGGGAGCTGTGAAGGTTTTGGCGGGAAAATCGAGTGGTAGAGAGAGGTGAAATTGGAAGCGAATTGATCGTGATCGTTTGCTTGATGGCAATCAAACGGTGGTGATTGTGCAGCTGTTTTTGAATCAGACGGTGGTGATTCTGTTTTCTCCATTTcttgatagagagagagagagagagagagagaaatgaagctTCTTtacagcatatatatatatatatatatatatatatatatatatataaacccaaATCATGATGGGTAATTTGTGAGAACCAATCTTGTTCGTCCTGGTGAACTCATCTGTCTGTTTTTCAACACGTGGGTGCAAGTTATTGGTTGGGAGTAGCGAGAGAAAACGGTGCAGTAACACGACAGCAAAATCTTTCAAGAAGATGTGTGTTTCCCGCCAGGGGAAGTGAAAAACCGTTAGAGAAACAGTAACAGAAACAGAAAGcagttttagagagagaaattaaaaaacaaaagtggagagagagagagagagagataggcAATGGATGCAAATGGgagagagtatatatatattataattagttagatagaaaaggaaaggtggttaggaggaggaggagatgtgggtggtggtggtggtggagtggCAAAGAAGGAAGGGAGGGAGGTGAAGGATGAATTTTGAAGGTTTTGAATATAATTGGGTATAAATCGTGGCCATTGATTAAGGTATGGTTTGTATGTCTATTTTAAGTGaggttttttaataatttggtttttgttaGTATTGTTGCTTCTTTATCACCACTTTAACTAACCATGGTCCCTCTTCATTCTTCCTTTGAATGAAAACCATTGTCCTGTTGGTTCTATGACTaattaagaatgtttttttttcctttttttatattttcttatgttaaatattcccctttttttccaaattaaaacatataattttttacgcTAAGTATATATTATTAGCTAATTAGTTTTATTGAGATTTATCGTGGTGAAACcgtgaaattaatatatatatatattttggattcgaggaaaccccactttcggaaagcgcactttgtgggtCCAGGT
The DNA window shown above is from Populus trichocarpa isolate Nisqually-1 chromosome 4, P.trichocarpa_v4.1, whole genome shotgun sequence and carries:
- the LOC7456843 gene encoding zinc finger CCCH domain-containing protein 14 isoform X3, whose product is MEKTESPPSDSKTAAQSPPFDCHQANDHDQFASNFTSLYHSIFPPKPSQLPNSLSFTPSTTASPSSSSAADEISTENRLRQARLILEYQDLCDHYNLSLARLQTLTNELELIRRENADLRVTNSELVKLISLSSEAAVMQHQNRTFGNNRDVAFERRNNANNVERERVTLPKSISVRSSGFVKVNQAVSGNVSNNGGGRGSASSNSTWSRVASQHDQLVSGSIVQMQQRVYVPGGGKKRSEEEIAAGMELEVFNQGMWKTELCNKWQETGTCPYGNHCQFAHGIGELRPVIRHPRYKTQACRMVLAGGVCPYGHRCHFRHSLTDQERLLLGPR
- the LOC7456843 gene encoding zinc finger CCCH domain-containing protein 14 isoform X4 — translated: MEKTESPPSDSKTAAQSPPFDCHQANDHDQFASNFTSLYHSIFPPKPSQLPNSLSFTPSTTASPSSSSAADEISTENRLRQARLILEYQDLCDHYNLSLARLQTLTNELELIRRENADLRVTNSELVKLISLSSEAAVMQHQNRTFGNNRDVAFERRNNANNVERERVTLPKSISVRSSGFVKVNQAVSGNVSNNGGGRGSASSNSTWSRVASQHDQLVSGSMQQRVYVPGGGKKRSEEEIAAGMELEVFNQGMWKTELCNKWQETGTCPYGNHCQFAHGIGELRPVIRHPRYKTQACRMVLAGGVCPYGHRCHFRHSLTDQERLLLGPR